A DNA window from Sporosarcina sp. ANT_H38 contains the following coding sequences:
- a CDS encoding ribonuclease J, producing MTKTENKLSVFALGGINEIGKNMYVLQYEDDIVVIDCGAKFPDESLLGIDLIIQDISYLQENKDKIRALVVTHGHEDHIGGIPYLLKRLNMPVYATALTLGLIQLKLKEHGLLRHTELVLINADSELEFGTVGLTFFKTNHSIPDCLGVVFHTPEGAVVHTGDFKFDLTPLGDEYPDIHKMAKIGSDGVLLLLSESTNAERPGFNPSERLIGGHIEEAFRKARRKVFISTFASNVHRVQQVVDAAQKTNRKLALLGRSMVNVVAVASELGYLNIPEGMLIDKNEVRGMDPEKVAILCTGSQGEPMAALSRLSSSNFREVEIHPEDTVIFASSPIPGNEKSVSRIIDNLYLLGAKVIYGSGTVTGMHVSGHACQEELKLMLTLMKPKYFIPIHGEFRMLYQHRLLAESVGVERKNIFIINNGDVVDINNGVARQTRKVQSGNVFVDGLGIGDVGNIVLRDRRLLSEEGMLVIVITLSKTDGKLISDPDTISRGFVYGSDSGALLNEVNQVVIRTIDKSQGAIGNQRINLKQHIKKSVETLLYTRTKRRPMILPIVIEI from the coding sequence TTGACTAAGACTGAGAATAAATTATCGGTTTTTGCACTAGGTGGTATTAATGAAATCGGTAAAAATATGTATGTTCTACAATATGAAGATGATATTGTCGTAATCGATTGTGGTGCCAAGTTTCCGGACGAAAGTCTTTTAGGAATTGATTTGATTATCCAGGATATTTCATACTTACAGGAGAACAAGGATAAGATTCGGGCATTAGTTGTTACCCATGGACATGAAGATCATATTGGAGGCATTCCATACTTATTAAAACGATTAAATATGCCGGTATATGCCACAGCATTAACGCTAGGTCTAATTCAACTTAAGTTAAAAGAACATGGGCTCTTAAGGCATACCGAACTAGTTTTGATAAACGCTGATTCCGAGCTGGAGTTTGGAACGGTGGGCTTGACGTTTTTCAAAACAAACCACAGTATTCCTGATTGTCTAGGCGTTGTATTCCATACACCTGAGGGGGCGGTCGTGCATACCGGTGATTTCAAGTTCGATTTAACCCCACTCGGCGACGAATATCCAGATATTCATAAAATGGCTAAAATAGGCAGTGACGGTGTGTTGCTTCTGTTATCGGAAAGCACCAATGCGGAACGTCCTGGTTTTAATCCATCAGAACGACTAATAGGCGGGCATATTGAAGAAGCATTCCGTAAAGCTCGTCGGAAAGTATTTATCTCTACTTTCGCTTCTAACGTTCATCGTGTACAACAAGTAGTGGATGCCGCGCAAAAAACAAACCGTAAGCTTGCATTACTTGGTAGAAGCATGGTGAATGTAGTAGCGGTTGCTTCGGAACTCGGCTATTTGAATATCCCAGAAGGCATGTTAATCGACAAAAATGAAGTTAGGGGAATGGACCCAGAAAAGGTAGCAATTCTTTGCACGGGAAGCCAAGGAGAACCCATGGCAGCATTGTCTCGCTTGTCTAGTTCAAATTTCCGAGAGGTAGAGATCCATCCTGAAGATACGGTTATTTTTGCTTCCTCACCCATCCCTGGGAATGAAAAAAGTGTCTCACGTATCATTGATAATTTGTATCTTTTAGGAGCCAAAGTGATCTATGGATCAGGGACTGTAACTGGCATGCATGTTTCAGGACATGCCTGTCAGGAAGAATTGAAACTAATGTTAACGCTAATGAAGCCGAAATACTTCATTCCGATTCACGGTGAGTTTAGAATGCTTTATCAGCACCGCTTATTGGCAGAATCCGTAGGCGTGGAAAGAAAAAATATTTTCATTATTAACAATGGCGATGTTGTCGATATTAATAACGGCGTTGCCCGACAAACACGAAAAGTACAATCGGGGAATGTTTTCGTAGATGGATTGGGCATTGGTGATGTTGGAAACATCGTGTTACGTGACCGAAGACTATTGTCTGAAGAGGGCATGCTAGTTATTGTTATTACCTTAAGTAAAACTGATGGCAAGCTAATTTCTGATCCCGATACAATTTCGCGTGGATTCGTCTATGGGAGTGATTCGGGAGCATTGTTGAATGAAGTGAATCAGGTAGTTATTAGGACTATTGACAAATCGCAAGGAGCTATTGGAAATCAAAGAATTAATTTGAAACAGCATATAAAAAAATCGGTTGAAACACTTTTATATACGCGGACAAAAAGAAGGCCGATGATTCTTCCAATAGTTATTGAAATTTAA
- the cax gene encoding calcium/proton exchanger: protein MVNRLFAILVSTGVPLVIAGAFLNWSDIMMFILCCISIIGLSGYIGRATESLAIVSGPRIGGLLNATFGNAVELIISIFTLKAGMVGIVLASLTGSVLGNLLLVLGLSFFAGGIKFKRQNFSLHDAQYNSGLLIFAVIVAFVIPEIFSMSMNTQTTLNLSIGIAVVLIVLYLAGLFFKLVTHRGIFASSDKVVEEQETPEWTKRKSILVLLFATLTVAFVSEQLVHTFKMLGEKFGWTELFIGVIIVAIVGNAAEHVSAITMAVKDKMDVAVEIAVGSTLQVAMFVAPVLVLISLLMPKPMALVFTVPELVAMVSATFLVITLSNDGESNWFEGLILFAAYLIMGIGFYLL, encoded by the coding sequence ATAGTGAATCGATTATTTGCCATCCTTGTTAGTACCGGTGTCCCACTCGTGATTGCCGGTGCATTTCTAAACTGGTCGGACATTATGATGTTCATCCTTTGCTGTATAAGCATCATCGGGCTTTCAGGATACATAGGCCGGGCAACAGAAAGCCTCGCCATCGTTAGTGGACCGAGGATTGGTGGTTTATTGAATGCGACATTTGGCAACGCAGTCGAACTCATCATTTCAATTTTTACATTGAAGGCAGGAATGGTTGGTATCGTCTTGGCTTCACTCACGGGCTCTGTACTTGGGAATCTGTTACTTGTGCTCGGACTCTCCTTTTTCGCAGGGGGCATCAAATTCAAACGTCAGAATTTCAGTCTCCATGATGCACAATATAATTCGGGATTGCTGATTTTCGCTGTCATTGTGGCATTTGTCATTCCTGAAATTTTCTCTATGTCTATGAATACACAAACGACATTAAACTTGAGTATTGGCATCGCGGTTGTACTAATTGTCCTTTATCTTGCAGGACTGTTCTTTAAACTCGTTACGCACCGTGGCATCTTTGCCTCTTCTGATAAGGTAGTGGAGGAGCAGGAAACGCCGGAGTGGACGAAGCGCAAATCGATCCTTGTATTATTGTTTGCAACATTAACGGTTGCTTTCGTATCAGAGCAGTTGGTTCATACATTTAAAATGCTTGGTGAAAAGTTTGGTTGGACCGAGCTGTTCATTGGTGTCATTATTGTCGCGATTGTTGGAAATGCGGCTGAGCACGTTTCCGCAATTACAATGGCGGTCAAGGATAAGATGGATGTAGCTGTCGAAATAGCTGTCGGTTCCACGTTGCAGGTTGCTATGTTTGTTGCGCCAGTCCTTGTACTCATCTCATTATTGATGCCGAAACCAATGGCACTTGTTTTCACTGTTCCAGAGTTGGTAGCGATGGTATCTGCAACATTCCTTGTCATTACTCTGTCCAATGACGGTGAATCAAATTGGTTCGAGGGTCTTATCCTGTTTGCAGCTTATCTAATTATGGGAATCGGCTTTTATTTACTCTAA
- a CDS encoding YugN family protein, with translation MLKLQTELEGQKASFGVVSDCIRGLGYHLGGNWDYHKGCFDHILCREGGETIYVRIPFFVTEGELDEYNASIEFETSYIIKHVVHVGLDSDESSLLNATGFNQFQAPIDPDGKIIDKNRWIHAGEVAVKELLDCLQEHEHLKSS, from the coding sequence ATGTTAAAATTACAAACTGAGCTTGAAGGGCAAAAGGCTTCTTTTGGTGTAGTGAGCGATTGTATTCGAGGGCTCGGTTATCATTTAGGTGGAAATTGGGATTATCATAAAGGATGTTTTGACCATATTTTATGTCGCGAAGGCGGGGAAACCATTTATGTGCGAATTCCTTTTTTCGTAACTGAAGGTGAACTTGATGAATATAACGCTTCAATTGAATTTGAAACATCTTATATCATTAAGCATGTCGTTCATGTCGGACTAGATAGTGATGAAAGTTCATTACTAAATGCAACTGGTTTTAACCAATTCCAGGCACCGATTGATCCGGACGGGAAGATCATTGATAAAAACAGGTGGATTCATGCAGGAGAAGTCGCCGTAAAAGAACTGTTAGATTGTTTGCAGGAACATGAGCACCTAAAATCAAGTTAA
- the hpaB gene encoding 4-hydroxyphenylacetate 3-monooxygenase, oxygenase component: MPAITGNDYIGRIDQLQTNVWIDGNLVTGNISEHPAFKGVMKSQAALYDLQHDALVKDSVTYQSPSTGDPVGMSYLQPTTKDDLAQRRAMVQQWAKSNNGMMGRSPDYMNTVLMALASSVGLMKGKENCFPENILAFYEYARENDLSMTHTFIDPQVNRAQFYFEDSDEPIAAKVMERNEEGIIIKGARLLATQGGITDEIMVIAAGGVDEKEHGFAFSIPSNSQGLKFVCRESFVGGDSTFNYPLSSRYEEMDTIVVFDNVLVPWQRVFYYDNIEVANSFVASSSFLPFTLHQVVSRQIVKTEFVLGIVQSIIETINIGEYQHVQEKASEIIVALETMKALVMKSEIEAEIDEWGFMQPNRTTLQIAINIFPRTYPKFTEIIQLLGASGLMSIPTENAFQSSIRKDLDQYLQAKSKNAEDRVKIFRLAWDLTMSSFGTRETLYERFFFGDPIKLSSQLYRSYDKEPYVKRVKDILG; the protein is encoded by the coding sequence ATGCCAGCGATTACAGGAAACGACTATATTGGCCGGATTGATCAGCTGCAAACGAATGTATGGATAGACGGTAATCTTGTGACAGGCAATATTTCTGAGCATCCAGCATTCAAAGGTGTCATGAAAAGTCAGGCAGCACTATATGATTTGCAGCATGATGCACTAGTAAAAGATAGTGTGACCTATCAATCGCCGTCAACTGGAGATCCAGTAGGTATGTCTTATTTACAGCCTACAACAAAAGATGATTTAGCTCAAAGGCGAGCAATGGTTCAGCAGTGGGCTAAATCGAATAATGGAATGATGGGAAGAAGTCCAGACTATATGAATACCGTATTAATGGCGCTTGCATCATCTGTAGGATTAATGAAAGGAAAAGAAAATTGTTTTCCAGAGAATATACTTGCGTTTTATGAATATGCACGTGAAAACGATTTGTCCATGACCCATACATTTATTGACCCACAAGTAAATCGAGCACAATTCTATTTTGAAGATTCAGATGAGCCGATTGCTGCGAAAGTGATGGAGAGAAATGAAGAGGGTATCATTATAAAAGGTGCACGGTTGCTGGCAACACAGGGTGGAATAACGGATGAAATCATGGTGATTGCTGCGGGCGGAGTTGATGAGAAAGAGCATGGATTTGCTTTTTCTATCCCTAGTAATAGTCAAGGTCTAAAGTTTGTCTGTAGAGAATCATTTGTCGGAGGCGACTCGACATTTAACTACCCATTAAGTTCGCGGTATGAGGAAATGGATACGATTGTTGTTTTCGACAATGTGTTGGTACCTTGGCAGCGTGTTTTTTACTATGACAACATAGAAGTAGCGAACAGTTTTGTGGCTTCTAGTTCTTTCTTGCCATTTACACTGCATCAAGTTGTTTCTAGACAAATTGTCAAAACGGAATTTGTTTTGGGAATAGTTCAGTCTATCATCGAAACCATTAATATTGGGGAATATCAGCATGTTCAAGAGAAGGCTTCTGAAATTATTGTCGCTTTAGAAACGATGAAAGCATTGGTCATGAAATCAGAAATTGAAGCGGAAATCGATGAATGGGGATTTATGCAACCCAATCGAACAACACTGCAAATCGCGATTAATATATTTCCACGGACTTATCCGAAATTTACTGAGATCATTCAGCTTTTGGGTGCAAGTGGATTGATGTCTATCCCTACAGAAAATGCATTTCAATCAAGTATTAGAAAAGATTTAGATCAATACTTACAAGCCAAATCCAAAAATGCCGAGGATCGTGTCAAAATTTTTCGTTTAGCATGGGATTTAACGATGAGCTCTTTTGGTACACGCGAAACGTTATATGAACGGTTTTTCTTCGGCGATCCAATTAAACTTTCCAGTCAATTGTATCGTTCCTATGATAAGGAACCGTATGTTAAGCGGGTGAAGGATATATTAGGGTAG
- the glpK gene encoding glycerol kinase GlpK, producing MTKKYIMSLDQGTTSSRAILFDKSGKIFHSAQQEFTQYFPESGWVEHNADEIWSSILAVIAGVLSEKSITAEQIEGIGITNQRETTVVWDKHTGKPIYNAIVWQSRQTAGICRELKESGYSDLFRDKTGLLIDAYFSGTKVKWILDNVKGAREKAERGDLLFGTIDTWIVWKLSGGKRHVTDYSNASRTLMYNIHDLRWDEELLSILGVPTSMLPEVRPSSEVYAHTEKSHFFGHAAPIAGIAGDQQAALFGQACFESGMVKNTYGTGCFMLMNTGDKAVKSEHGLLTTIAWGIDGKVEYALEGSIFVAGSAIQWLRDGLRMFRNSSESEEYAKRVESTEGVYVVPAFVGLGTPYWDSDVRGAIFGLTRGTEKEHLIRATLESLAYQTKDVLDAMEADSEISLKKLRVDGGAVGNDFLMQFQADLLNVPVERPLVSETTALGAAYLAGLAVGFWTDRSEISAHWNLDRPFEPKMEQQQREDLYAGWQKAVKAAIAFK from the coding sequence ATGACTAAAAAATATATAATGTCTCTTGACCAAGGTACAACAAGTTCGCGAGCGATACTTTTCGATAAAAGCGGTAAAATATTTCACTCAGCTCAGCAAGAGTTTACACAATACTTTCCTGAATCTGGATGGGTCGAACATAATGCAGACGAAATTTGGAGCTCCATTTTAGCGGTTATAGCAGGCGTGTTGTCAGAAAAAAGTATTACAGCGGAACAAATCGAAGGAATTGGAATAACCAATCAGCGCGAAACAACAGTCGTGTGGGATAAACACACAGGGAAACCGATTTACAATGCAATCGTTTGGCAATCACGTCAAACTGCTGGAATTTGTCGAGAGTTGAAAGAAAGCGGTTACAGCGATCTGTTCCGAGATAAAACTGGTTTACTTATTGACGCCTATTTTTCAGGTACAAAAGTAAAATGGATTTTGGATAATGTAAAAGGAGCTAGAGAAAAAGCGGAACGTGGAGATCTTCTATTTGGAACAATTGATACATGGATTGTATGGAAACTATCTGGTGGGAAAAGGCATGTAACCGATTATTCCAATGCTTCGAGAACACTTATGTACAATATTCACGACTTAAGATGGGATGAGGAATTGCTCTCTATCTTAGGAGTACCTACGTCAATGCTGCCAGAAGTGCGCCCATCTTCTGAAGTTTATGCACATACGGAAAAAAGTCACTTCTTTGGTCATGCTGCTCCGATTGCTGGAATCGCTGGTGATCAACAAGCTGCATTGTTCGGACAAGCTTGTTTTGAAAGTGGCATGGTAAAAAACACATACGGCACTGGCTGCTTTATGTTGATGAATACAGGAGATAAAGCAGTAAAGTCTGAACATGGTCTATTGACAACCATTGCGTGGGGAATCGACGGGAAAGTAGAGTATGCACTCGAAGGTAGTATTTTCGTTGCAGGATCTGCAATTCAGTGGTTACGTGATGGACTTAGAATGTTCCGTAATTCATCTGAAAGTGAAGAATATGCTAAACGTGTCGAGTCAACAGAAGGGGTTTACGTTGTACCAGCATTTGTTGGTTTAGGCACACCTTACTGGGATAGCGATGTAAGAGGTGCTATTTTCGGATTGACACGTGGTACAGAGAAGGAACATCTTATTCGTGCAACACTGGAATCGCTTGCTTATCAAACTAAAGATGTACTTGATGCAATGGAAGCAGATTCTGAAATCTCTTTAAAAAAGTTACGTGTAGACGGTGGCGCAGTTGGAAATGATTTCCTTATGCAATTTCAAGCAGATTTATTAAATGTACCTGTAGAGCGTCCACTGGTTAGTGAAACAACCGCACTCGGGGCAGCTTACTTAGCAGGACTTGCTGTAGGGTTTTGGACTGATCGCTCAGAAATCTCGGCTCATTGGAATCTAGACCGACCTTTTGAACCGAAAATGGAGCAGCAACAACGAGAAGACTTATACGCTGGATGGCAAAAAGCGGTCAAAGCTGCGATTGCTTTTAAGTAA
- a CDS encoding MIP/aquaporin family protein: protein MTPFIGELVGTMILIVFGAGVVGGVLMKKSKAQDSGWIVITVGWGLAVAMGVYAVGGASGAHLNPAVTLGMASIGKFPWADVPMYMLAQVLGAIIGAIIVYFHYLPHWKETEDEAAKLSVFATIPAIRHPLSNLTSEIIGTFVLLLGLLSIGANEFTEGLNPLIVGALIVAIGLSLGGTTGYAINPARDLGPRIAHFFLPIPGKGKSDWSYAWIPIVGPLLGGTFGALFYQQVFEGVTSIAFWIVGGIVLAVLLGAQYSLSKESVKDAK, encoded by the coding sequence ATGACGCCCTTTATTGGAGAACTTGTTGGAACAATGATTTTAATTGTTTTCGGAGCTGGAGTCGTTGGTGGTGTGTTGATGAAAAAGTCGAAAGCACAAGACTCTGGATGGATTGTAATTACAGTTGGGTGGGGACTTGCGGTTGCGATGGGTGTCTACGCAGTTGGTGGTGCCAGTGGTGCACATTTGAATCCCGCGGTGACACTCGGAATGGCTTCCATTGGCAAATTTCCATGGGCAGACGTCCCTATGTATATGCTGGCACAAGTGCTTGGTGCGATTATTGGAGCTATAATTGTTTATTTCCATTACTTGCCTCACTGGAAGGAAACTGAAGACGAAGCGGCAAAGTTATCCGTATTTGCCACAATTCCTGCAATACGTCACCCACTCTCCAATTTAACAAGTGAAATAATTGGTACATTCGTTTTACTGCTTGGTTTACTATCAATCGGTGCAAATGAGTTTACGGAAGGCTTGAATCCATTAATTGTGGGAGCATTGATTGTTGCCATTGGTCTATCACTAGGCGGAACAACGGGCTATGCCATTAACCCGGCTCGTGATCTAGGACCGCGTATTGCCCATTTCTTTTTGCCGATTCCTGGGAAAGGGAAGTCGGATTGGAGCTACGCATGGATACCAATCGTAGGTCCGTTACTGGGCGGAACGTTTGGTGCACTGTTTTACCAACAAGTATTTGAAGGTGTTACAAGCATTGCATTTTGGATTGTAGGTGGTATTGTGTTAGCGGTATTGTTAGGTGCACAGTATTCACTAAGTAAAGAGTCGGTAAAAGACGCAAAATAA
- a CDS encoding glycerol-3-phosphate responsive antiterminator, which produces MPFHDQKILPAARSLKQFEQLLKSPFEYIVLLEVHVGNLKTLKTEAEKYGKKVIIHADLIQGLKTDNFAADFLCNDIRPAGIISTRSNMIMKAKAKGIIAIQRMFLLDTIALEKSYSLIDQTVPDYIEMLPGVIPELISEVFERTGIPIINGGLIRTKKHVQDALDAGAVAVTTSDHELWESFTKG; this is translated from the coding sequence ATGCCTTTTCACGATCAAAAGATTTTACCTGCCGCGCGAAGCTTAAAGCAGTTTGAACAATTGCTAAAAAGTCCATTTGAATATATTGTCCTTTTGGAAGTGCATGTGGGTAATCTTAAAACGCTCAAAACAGAAGCAGAGAAATATGGAAAAAAAGTTATCATTCATGCTGATTTGATTCAAGGGTTGAAAACGGATAATTTTGCTGCCGATTTTCTATGCAATGACATTAGACCAGCGGGTATTATTTCGACGAGGTCCAATATGATCATGAAAGCGAAAGCCAAAGGGATTATCGCTATTCAACGCATGTTTCTTTTAGATACAATCGCTTTGGAGAAAAGTTACTCCTTGATTGATCAGACAGTACCTGATTATATTGAGATGTTGCCGGGGGTAATACCAGAACTCATTAGCGAAGTATTTGAAAGAACTGGCATTCCAATTATTAATGGAGGCTTGATTCGAACGAAAAAACATGTTCAAGACGCATTGGATGCTGGTGCCGTCGCAGTCACGACCTCGGATCATGAATTGTGGGAGTCATTCACAAAAGGTTGA
- a CDS encoding glycerol-3-phosphate dehydrogenase/oxidase, producing the protein MTNFSSLEREKAFDKLATEEFDLLIIGGGISGAGIALDATARGLKTALVEMQDFASGTSSRSTKLVHGGLRYLKQFQIKEVADLGKERAIVYENGPHVTTPEWMVLPFHKGGTFGKYSTSLGLKVYDFLAGVKKSERRTMLTKEETLQKAPLVKQEGLLGGGIYVEYRTDDARLTIEVMKAAAEKGATLINYAKAEDFIYNQEKIAGVQVVDTLTNKKVVIKAKKVVNAAGPWVDDVKGIEGKTKGKHLILSKGVHLVFDQKDFPLHQAVYFDTPDKRMIFAVPRDGKAYVGTTDTFYEGDPKVMQITEEDRSYILNAIQYMFPSLKLTAENVESSWAGVRPLIHEEGKSPSEVSRKDEIWESEKGLITIAGGKLTGYRKMAETVVDKIVAQLSQAEIRHFNECVTKNLPISGGDIGGSSNMNRFMTQAIEKGVLAGFTERQSRHLATLYGTNVDQVFAIPFEAHTAIPRILYVKLRYAIESEMVAKPNDFFVRRTGDMFFNIDNVKAGKKDVLDEMAFILGWTDVERQQYEKELVDEITIATTVL; encoded by the coding sequence ATGACAAACTTTTCATCACTAGAACGGGAAAAAGCATTCGACAAATTAGCGACAGAGGAATTTGATTTACTCATTATTGGAGGCGGAATTTCAGGAGCTGGAATTGCGCTAGACGCCACAGCACGTGGATTGAAAACAGCGCTTGTCGAGATGCAGGACTTTGCTTCTGGTACTTCAAGCCGTTCGACAAAACTTGTTCATGGCGGATTACGGTATTTAAAACAATTTCAAATCAAAGAAGTAGCAGACCTTGGAAAAGAGCGAGCAATCGTCTATGAAAACGGACCACATGTTACGACACCAGAATGGATGGTCCTTCCTTTTCATAAAGGAGGAACATTTGGTAAATATTCTACTTCCCTTGGTTTGAAAGTATATGACTTTCTTGCAGGCGTTAAGAAATCGGAAAGAAGAACGATGTTGACGAAAGAAGAAACACTTCAGAAAGCACCGCTTGTGAAACAAGAAGGATTATTAGGCGGCGGCATTTATGTCGAATACCGTACGGATGATGCTCGACTGACAATCGAAGTTATGAAAGCAGCCGCTGAAAAAGGGGCTACCCTCATAAACTACGCGAAGGCAGAGGACTTTATTTACAATCAAGAAAAAATTGCAGGTGTGCAAGTGGTAGATACATTAACAAATAAAAAAGTGGTTATTAAGGCGAAAAAAGTTGTTAATGCTGCAGGACCATGGGTAGACGATGTGAAGGGGATTGAAGGCAAGACAAAAGGAAAACACTTAATTTTATCAAAAGGCGTGCATCTTGTATTCGACCAAAAAGACTTCCCGTTGCACCAAGCAGTTTATTTCGACACGCCCGATAAACGCATGATTTTTGCGGTACCTCGTGATGGAAAAGCTTATGTGGGAACAACGGATACATTCTACGAAGGAGATCCGAAAGTAATGCAGATTACGGAAGAGGATCGCTCTTATATCTTAAATGCCATTCAATACATGTTCCCAAGTCTTAAATTGACAGCAGAAAACGTCGAGTCGAGTTGGGCAGGTGTCAGACCACTCATCCATGAAGAAGGTAAAAGCCCATCTGAAGTTTCAAGAAAAGATGAAATTTGGGAATCAGAGAAGGGTCTCATTACAATTGCAGGTGGGAAATTGACAGGGTATCGTAAAATGGCGGAAACTGTAGTGGATAAAATTGTTGCTCAGCTTAGTCAAGCAGAAATACGTCATTTTAATGAGTGTGTGACGAAGAATTTACCAATCTCAGGTGGTGATATTGGTGGTTCATCCAACATGAATCGTTTTATGACTCAGGCAATTGAAAAAGGTGTATTAGCTGGATTTACAGAACGACAAAGCCGTCACTTGGCAACTCTTTATGGTACAAATGTGGACCAAGTATTTGCGATTCCATTTGAAGCACACACAGCAATTCCACGTATTCTCTATGTGAAATTACGCTACGCAATCGAATCTGAAATGGTTGCAAAACCAAACGATTTCTTTGTCCGTAGAACTGGGGATATGTTCTTCAATATTGACAACGTGAAAGCTGGGAAAAAAGATGTGCTAGATGAAATGGCATTCATTTTGGGATGGACAGATGTAGAGCGTCAACAATACGAAAAAGAATTGGTAGATGAGATAACAATCGCAACAACTGTGCTATAA
- a CDS encoding GNAT family N-acetyltransferase — MIELRKITGDNIDEVIALEVEENQEDLIETTNLRSFADAHMLNADGIPATPFAIYADEVAVGFLMYIYDTLDHKSFENEVFYGKKSYFIWHIMIEKSYQGKGYGKLAFEKMLMDIETTPDGEAEYVSLFYRTSNVIAKTLYASFGFVDTGIIQDNSMLAIKKLDGKITELLVE; from the coding sequence ATGATTGAATTAAGAAAGATAACTGGGGATAACATAGATGAAGTAATAGCACTTGAAGTTGAAGAAAACCAGGAAGACTTAATAGAAACTACTAACCTCAGAAGCTTTGCAGACGCACATATGTTGAACGCAGACGGTATACCAGCAACTCCCTTCGCCATTTATGCCGATGAAGTTGCGGTTGGATTTTTGATGTATATTTATGATACGTTGGATCATAAATCATTTGAAAATGAAGTTTTTTACGGGAAGAAGAGCTATTTTATTTGGCATATTATGATTGAAAAGAGTTACCAGGGGAAAGGATATGGCAAACTTGCTTTTGAAAAAATGTTGATGGATATTGAAACTACGCCAGATGGAGAAGCAGAATATGTATCCCTCTTTTATCGAACAAGTAATGTCATAGCTAAAACTTTATACGCTTCATTCGGTTTCGTAGATACAGGAATCATTCAGGATAATTCGATGTTGGCGATTAAAAAACTAGATGGAAAAATAACGGAATTATTGGTAGAATAG
- a CDS encoding PTS glucose transporter subunit IIA, with the protein MLSSLFKKRKLQIYAPVNGEIIPLDQVPDPVFSQKMLGEGIAIMPEQGNIHAPIEGTIVLVSDTKHAIGLRSNDGTEILIHVGLETVSLKGKGFTVLVKAGDKVSVGQSLIEVDWDYIREHAKSIITPIVITNSAERNVQCEVTKEGIMGETVLMTVSPK; encoded by the coding sequence ATGCTATCAAGTTTATTTAAGAAACGTAAATTACAAATCTACGCACCTGTAAACGGAGAAATCATCCCGCTTGACCAAGTTCCAGACCCTGTCTTTAGCCAAAAAATGTTGGGTGAAGGCATCGCTATTATGCCGGAGCAAGGAAATATCCATGCGCCTATAGAAGGAACTATCGTCTTAGTATCTGATACAAAACATGCAATTGGTCTTCGTTCAAATGATGGAACTGAAATCCTTATTCACGTCGGTTTGGAAACGGTTTCATTAAAAGGAAAAGGCTTTACAGTACTAGTCAAAGCAGGCGACAAAGTTTCCGTCGGCCAATCACTCATTGAAGTAGATTGGGATTATATTCGCGAACACGCCAAAAGCATTATAACACCCATTGTGATTACAAATAGTGCGGAACGAAATGTACAATGTGAAGTTACAAAAGAAGGCATCATGGGAGAAACAGTGTTAATGACCGTCTCGCCTAAGTGA